The Prunus persica cultivar Lovell chromosome G7, Prunus_persica_NCBIv2, whole genome shotgun sequence genome has a segment encoding these proteins:
- the LOC18771482 gene encoding LOW QUALITY PROTEIN: uncharacterized protein At1g65710 (The sequence of the model RefSeq protein was modified relative to this genomic sequence to represent the inferred CDS: inserted 2 bases in 1 codon; deleted 1 base in 1 codon): MGTCFSKKKRSSSPLPLPLPPPAATGYGYVVGEDPNDNKNKPKSVSVVAEPGLVEMKAKKPERKQEQIEEEKEDQETQVQVKKEVFIIKHRKSHDGRGDRDCGKSPLPQNQIQQQPSVSDGGADVAAASASPPTPQIANSTTKTGTCNELVDDVDKVVKRVRTQSCNKEELDAILLQCGRLSRSNSSGHNRRYSGSKRSYDFDAVDGHVNVNEICHEDADADGMSAADKIHRHRQSSRSRPSSPSSQGRRRRRTPSRERNQQQQQQRSSSRERRTSRSPSKRSSSQQNPSASSSSNANANANGNNRPGKMVSVPAAAISSVATMEKTTHINNGESAATIKRVSVKRNVGSPRAQSPARANARGAPNEGQQQQQQPSLSRSSSRKAEQSPYRRNPLAEIDPNSLAYQQAHTNNRTKREIQNEEDIPVKEPTNLMNPAPMQKPNLEINNNRTVPHGVNYITSGTSTMDSNKAMSANCSSKERQQNVPAEEAKGQPQGKPQTLTRSRSSRRSRDLDFDPETATLSNPAAPSLYTSLLLQDIHNFHQQNTPNVVSVPPCVTKACSILEAVADLNSATKSTPTDQISKKTTPGSGYNCSLNANDNVVGRAYQISPKXPFVESEVVVNDDLMEPSFHKYVTVRRGTGALEGGALLDMEDQESSGSNSFVSGTSHSQQHHWGLSSSSWEPNSADSTDSWTSRSNTREEGPNHRITPLSFDVDEAATRRLSGRKRDSDDHKQRSGGIGRGRLAATNTKGLHTIPGVAAAASM, encoded by the exons ATGGGTACTTGTTTtagcaagaagaagaggagctcctctcctcttcctcttcctcttcctcctcctgctGCTACTGGTTATGGCTATGTAGTGGGTGAAGATCCAAATGATAACAAGAACAAGCCCAAATCGGTTTCGGTAGTAGCAGAGCCAGGTCTGGTTGAGATGAAGGCGAAGAAGCCAGAacgaaaacaagaacaaattgaagaagaaaaagaagatcaaGAAACCCAAGTCCAAGTGAAGAAGGAGGTATTCATCATCAAACACCGCAAGAGCCACGACGGTAGAGGAGACAGAGATTGCGGAAAAAGCCCACTTCCCCAAAATCAAATCCAACAACAACCATCAGTATCAGATGGGGGGGCTGATGTTGCTGCTGCCTCTGCTTCTCCTCCTACACCTCAGATTGCAAATAGTACCACCAAGACTGGCACTTGCAATGAATTGGTGGATGACGTTGACAAGGTTGTGAAGCGGGTGAGGACACAGAGCTGCAACAAAGAAGAACTGGACGCCATTCTTCTACAGTGTGGAAGGCTCAGCCGCAGCAACTCTTCTGGGCACAATCGAAGGTATTCTGGTTCGAAGAGGAGCTATGACTTTGATGCTGTAGATGGTCATGTCAATGTCAATGAAATTTGTCACGAGGATGCTGATGCTGATGGGATGTCTGCGGCGGACAAAATCCATCGCCACCGCCAGTCCTCGAGGTCAAggccttcttctccttcttctcaagggaggaggaggaggagaactCCAAGCAGAGAAAGAaaccagcagcagcagcagcagcgaTCCAGCAGCAGAGAGAGACGAACTAGTCGATCCCCGAGCAAGCGCTCATCTTCCCAACAAAACccctctgcttcttcttcttctaatgCTAATGCCAATGCCAATGGGAATAACAGGCCAGGAAAGATGGTTTCGGTCCCTGCCGCCGCCATTTCTTCCGTGGCGACGATGGAGAAGACAACCCACATTAACAATGGAGAATCTGCAGCTACCATCAAGCGGGTTTCGGTGAAGAGAAATGTTGGATCTCCCCGTGCTCAATCTCCTGCTAGAGCAAATGCTAGAGGGGCTCCCAATGAGggtcagcagcagcaacaacaacctTCACTTAGCCGCAGCTCTTCAAGAAAAGCAGAGCAATCGCCCTACAGAAGGAACCCATTGGCTGAGATTGATCCTAACTCCCTTGCCTATCAACAAGCGCATACCAACAACAGAACCAAAAGGGAAATCCAGAATGAAGAGGACATTCCTGTCAAGGAACCCACCAATCTAATGAATCCG GCGCCAATGCAAAAACCGAATCTCGAAATTAACAATAACAGAACTGTTCCCCATGGTGTTAACTACATAACCAGCGGCACAAGTACAATGGACAGCAACAAGGCTATGAGTGCAAACTGCTCATCAAAGGAAAGGCAGCAGAATGTTCCAGCGGAAGAGGCTAAGGGACAGCCACAAGGGAAACCCCAAACATTAACAAGAAGCAGGTCCTCTAGGCGATCCAGAGACCTAGACTTCGATCCTGAAACAGCCACCCTTTCGAATCCTGCTGCGCCGTCTTTATATACTTCATTATTGCTCCAAGACATACAT AATTTCCACCAGCAGAACACCCCTAATGTAGTCTCAGTCCCTCCATGTGTAACCAAGGCTTGCTCCATCCTAGAAGCAGTTGCCGACCTCAACTCTGCAACGAAAAGCACCCCTACAGATCAAATAAGCAAGAAAACTACTCCTGGTTCCGGCTACAATTGTTCACTGAATGCTAATGATAATGTTGTAGGGAGAGCATACCAGATCAGCCCAAA ACCCTTTGTGGAGTCTGAGGTAGTTGTCAATGATGATCTAATGGAACCAAGCTTCCACAAGTATGTGACAGTGAGAAGGGGCACTGGTGCATTGGAAGGAGGGGCCCTACTAGATATGGAGGACCAAGAATCTTCTGGCAGCAACAGCTTTGTGAGTGGCACTTCTCATTCTCAACAGCATCACTGGggcttgtcttcttcttcgtgGGAACCAAATTCAGCTGATTCCACCGATAGCTGGACCTCAAGATCCAACACCAGAGAGGAGGGTCCCAATCACAGAATAACTCCGCTGAGTTTTGATGTGGATGAAGCTGCCACGAGGAGATTGAgtgggagaaagagagactcTGATGACCATAAACAGCGGAGCGGTGGGATTGGACGTGGCAGA